A stretch of the Candidatus Krumholzibacteriota bacterium genome encodes the following:
- the acs gene encoding acetate--CoA ligase has translation MADEKKTITSMLDEKRQFKPSAEFVEKAHIKSLDEYKALAKKATDDFEGFWAEQAREYVHWFKEWDSVLEWDPPKAKWFSGGKTNIAYNCLDKHLEDGRADKTAIIWEGEPEGDSKKFTYRELHAEVCKFANVLKKYGIKKGDRVTLYMPMVPELAIAMLACVRIGAIHSIVFGGFSANSIMDRNVDAESKLLVTADGSFRSGKVIPLKVNVDEALKGSPSVKNVIVLNRTNSEVNMVEGRDTWWHDEMADVSAECPWEEMDSEDVSFILYTSGTTGKPKGVVHTTGGYLLYTSMTTKLVFDIKDDDIYWCTADIGWITGHSYIVYGPLNLGATTLMFEGVPSYPNPDRFWEIVEKYKVNIFYTAPTAIRAIARSGDDWVTKHDMSSLRLLGTVGEPINPEAWMWYYNIVGGGRCPIVDTWWQTETGGILITPLPGAFPIKPGSATRPFPGIFPQVVREDGSPADVNEGGYLTIQKPWPSMLRTIWGDDQRFKDVYFSRFKDVYFTGDGARQDEDGYFWIMGRVDDVINVSGHRIGTMEVESALVSHDTVAEAAVVPMPHEIKGQGLYAFVTLQAGVEKTEELKKVLRAHVGEEIGPIAKPDVIQFADALPKTRSGKIMRRILKIIATGSDDIGDTTTLADPLVVQHLLEERPK, from the coding sequence ATGGCAGATGAGAAAAAGACGATAACTTCGATGCTTGACGAGAAAAGGCAGTTTAAGCCGTCGGCGGAGTTCGTCGAGAAGGCTCATATAAAGAGCCTGGATGAATATAAAGCTCTTGCAAAGAAAGCTACTGATGATTTCGAAGGTTTCTGGGCCGAGCAGGCCAGGGAATATGTCCACTGGTTCAAGGAATGGGACTCAGTCCTTGAGTGGGATCCTCCAAAAGCCAAATGGTTCAGCGGCGGAAAGACCAATATCGCATATAACTGTCTCGATAAACACCTTGAAGATGGACGTGCTGACAAGACAGCGATCATCTGGGAAGGCGAACCTGAAGGCGATTCCAAAAAATTCACCTACAGGGAACTTCACGCAGAAGTATGCAAGTTCGCCAACGTACTTAAGAAATATGGCATTAAAAAAGGCGACAGGGTCACCCTTTACATGCCGATGGTTCCCGAGCTCGCGATAGCGATGCTCGCGTGCGTACGGATCGGTGCCATTCACAGCATAGTCTTCGGCGGTTTCAGCGCCAATTCGATCATGGACCGTAACGTCGATGCCGAATCGAAACTCCTCGTTACCGCGGACGGGTCATTCAGAAGCGGTAAGGTCATTCCTCTGAAGGTCAATGTTGATGAGGCTCTCAAGGGATCCCCCTCGGTAAAGAACGTCATAGTCCTGAACAGGACGAACTCCGAAGTCAATATGGTCGAAGGACGCGATACCTGGTGGCATGACGAGATGGCCGATGTAAGCGCTGAATGCCCCTGGGAAGAAATGGATTCAGAAGACGTCTCCTTCATCCTTTACACAAGCGGCACGACGGGAAAACCCAAGGGCGTCGTCCACACCACAGGTGGATACCTGCTCTATACATCAATGACTACAAAGTTGGTCTTCGATATCAAGGATGATGATATTTACTGGTGTACTGCCGATATCGGATGGATCACCGGGCATTCGTATATTGTTTACGGTCCGTTGAATCTCGGCGCCACGACTCTTATGTTCGAAGGCGTCCCGAGCTATCCGAATCCGGACCGTTTCTGGGAGATCGTTGAGAAATACAAGGTCAACATCTTCTATACCGCTCCGACCGCGATCAGGGCGATCGCCCGTTCCGGCGACGATTGGGTGACAAAGCATGATATGTCAAGCCTCAGGCTTCTCGGTACTGTCGGCGAACCGATCAACCCGGAAGCATGGATGTGGTATTACAACATAGTTGGCGGCGGAAGATGCCCGATCGTCGACACATGGTGGCAGACAGAGACCGGCGGGATACTTATTACCCCGCTCCCGGGAGCGTTCCCGATCAAACCCGGTTCAGCCACGAGGCCTTTCCCCGGTATCTTCCCGCAGGTCGTCAGGGAGGACGGTTCTCCTGCTGATGTCAACGAAGGCGGATACCTCACCATTCAGAAACCCTGGCCTTCAATGCTCAGGACGATCTGGGGCGATGACCAGAGATTCAAGGATGTCTACTTCAGCCGCTTCAAGGACGTCTATTTCACCGGCGACGGAGCACGACAGGATGAGGATGGATATTTCTGGATCATGGGACGTGTTGATGATGTAATAAATGTCTCCGGCCACAGGATCGGGACTATGGAAGTAGAGAGCGCCCTTGTAAGCCATGACACCGTAGCCGAGGCTGCCGTAGTACCTATGCCTCACGAGATCAAGGGACAGGGACTGTACGCTTTCGTTACTCTTCAGGCCGGTGTAGAAAAGACAGAAGAGCTCAAGAAGGTACTCAGAGCGCATGTCGGTGAAGAGATCGGCCCGATCGCGAAACCGGACGTGATCCAGTTCGCGGACGCGCTTCCGAAAACGAGAAGCGGAAAGATCATGCGGCGTATCCTGAAGATCATTGCCACCGGCAGTGATGATATCGGTGATACGACTACGCTTGCAGATCCGCTCGTGGTTCAGCATCTGCTCGAAGAGCGTCCCAAATAA
- the glmM gene encoding phosphoglucosamine mutase, translated as MYRSDSLMVSVSGVRGILGEGMNPEVAARFTAAYANWLKGNLIVVGRDTRASGPSIASAVFSVLRFKGIDVVDIGIASTPTVEIMVEELGADGGIIITASHNNEKWNALKFLDGKGEFIDQAAVDLIRGEVDSKSILYGPPDRSGSYSVVDNADNIHIDRIAALGCIDPEKIAEKRFRVAIDCVNGAGSRIIPSLLDRLGVEFEALNTEIDKPFPHDPEPRPANLGDLSDAVIRGKADLGFACDPDADRLVLVDEDGIVLSEELTLSLAADFILGKEKGPVAANLSTTRLIEDIARRHDAATLRSKVGEANVIAVMKESGAVIGGEGNGGVIYPLMHYGRDAMTGIALILQLLAEEDLSLKDKVAAFPPYYIMKEKFSFEGDLEMVIDELENKFDGESNFLDGIRIDMKAGWIHLRRSNTEPVVRIIAEAGSPEEAESMINKAGDILGARSHPSRYNDKGDQIRDKEI; from the coding sequence GTGTACAGATCCGACTCATTGATGGTAAGTGTCTCGGGCGTAAGGGGTATCCTTGGAGAGGGGATGAATCCCGAAGTCGCCGCAAGGTTTACCGCCGCGTACGCCAACTGGCTCAAGGGAAACCTCATTGTCGTAGGAAGGGATACGAGAGCTTCAGGGCCTTCTATCGCCTCAGCGGTATTTTCTGTCCTGCGCTTCAAGGGGATAGACGTAGTCGATATCGGCATAGCATCGACTCCCACGGTAGAAATAATGGTAGAAGAGCTTGGAGCGGATGGCGGGATCATAATAACGGCCAGCCATAACAACGAAAAGTGGAATGCTCTGAAGTTCCTCGACGGTAAAGGAGAATTTATCGATCAGGCGGCGGTCGATCTGATAAGAGGGGAAGTCGATTCGAAATCGATTCTTTACGGACCGCCGGACAGATCTGGAAGCTACAGTGTAGTCGATAATGCTGATAATATTCATATTGACAGGATCGCGGCTCTTGGTTGCATAGATCCGGAAAAGATAGCCGAAAAAAGGTTCCGCGTGGCGATCGATTGCGTAAACGGTGCGGGAAGCAGGATCATCCCCTCCCTTCTCGACAGGCTCGGAGTGGAATTCGAGGCGTTAAACACGGAGATCGATAAGCCGTTCCCCCATGATCCGGAACCGAGGCCGGCGAATCTTGGGGATCTTTCAGATGCCGTCATCCGGGGAAAGGCAGATCTGGGTTTCGCGTGCGATCCCGACGCTGACAGGCTTGTCCTTGTCGATGAGGACGGGATCGTTCTCAGTGAGGAGCTGACACTTTCTCTTGCCGCTGATTTTATTCTTGGGAAAGAGAAGGGACCCGTCGCGGCAAACCTTTCCACGACGCGCCTGATAGAGGATATCGCTCGCAGGCATGATGCCGCCACCCTCAGATCGAAAGTGGGAGAAGCGAATGTGATCGCGGTGATGAAGGAGTCAGGGGCAGTCATAGGGGGAGAAGGTAACGGAGGCGTCATATATCCATTGATGCATTATGGAAGAGACGCGATGACCGGTATCGCTCTGATACTCCAGCTGCTTGCCGAGGAGGATCTGAGCCTGAAGGACAAGGTCGCCGCATTTCCACCGTACTACATAATGAAGGAAAAATTTTCGTTCGAGGGAGATCTCGAAATGGTCATCGATGAGCTGGAAAATAAATTCGACGGCGAATCCAACTTTCTCGATGGTATAAGAATTGATATGAAAGCGGGGTGGATTCACCTGAGAAGATCGAATACGGAACCGGTAGTGCGGATAATAGCAGAGGCAGGGAGTCCGGAAGAGGCTGAATCGATGATTAATAAAGCGGGGGATATCCTGGGGGCCCGGAGCCATCCGTCCCGTTATAATGATAAAGGGGACCAGATAAGGGACAAGGAGATATAA